From the genome of uncultured Methanobacterium sp.:
CTGCCCTGGTGGCTGCAGATAGGCTTGAAAAGTATCCAGAGAGTAAAATTTTACTTTTAGCTCCCACCAAACCACTGGTGGTGCAGCACGAGGAAAGATTCCTTGAATTTTTAAAAACAACCACCACCAGTCTCACCGGTGCAGTTAAACTGGAAGAGCGGATTAAAAGATGGAATGATTCCCAGGTGATCTGTGCCACGCCCCAGACAATAGAATCAGACATCATAGCAGAAAGATACTCACTGGAGGATGTTTCACTACTTATTTTTGATGAATGTCACCGGGGAACTGGATCCTATTCCTACGTATTCCTGGCCCAGCGCTACACTAAACAGGCCAAAAACCAGTTGATACTGGGTTTAACTGCCTCACCAGGTGGTGATGAAGAACGGATCAACCAGGTTTGCCAGAACCTCTTCATAAATGAGGTGATGGTTAAAAATGAGGATGACCCTGATGTCAAACCCTACTTCAACCCCATTGATGTGGAATGGGTGAAAGTTGATTTGAAAAAGGAACAGTTGGATATTAAAAAACATCTGGATGTGGCTCTTAAAAATCGCCTTAAAGGTTTGAAAAAACTGGGAGTTCTCAATTCAACCCAGCAGGTCAGCAAAAAAGATATTTTAAGAGCCAGAGGCAAAGTCCAGAACAAAATATCCCAAAGTGCCAGCCCACCAAGAGATTGCCTCTTGGCAATATCCATGTTAACCGCTGTTTTCAGTGTCATGCACTCCCTGGAACTTTTGGAAACACAGGGTGTGAGTAACCTGCACTCTTACTTTGATAGGATGCGTAAGAAAAAAACCAAAGCCGCTAAGGGATTATTTAAGGATGAAAACTTTAAAACAGCGGTGAACTTAACCCGGCAGGCCTATGATAAGGGAGTTGAACACCCTAAACTGGGAAAACTCATGGAAATACTTAAAAGTGCTGCAGAAGACAAAGAACAGGTTATTGTTTTCAGCCAGTACCGGGACACAGTGAATCATATCTATCGTAAGTGCCAGGAAGAAGGTATAAACGCGGTTAAATTCTTTGGACAGGCCAACCGGGAAAAAGAAAAGGGCCTCACCCAGAAAGAACAGAAAGATATCATAAAGGCCTTCCGGATGAGAACCTACCAGGTACTGATTTCCACCAGTGTGGCTGAGGAAGGTATTGACATTCCCAGTGTAGATCTGGTGGTACTCTACGAACCAGTTCCATCGGAAATAAGAATGATCCAGAGGCGTGGTCGAACCGGTAGGACCACCAGTGGCCGTATGATCGTTTTAATAACCAAGAACACCCGGGATGAGTCATTCTATTATTCAAGCATAAACCGGGAAAAGAAAATGAAAAAACAGCTGGCCAATGGATACAATCAACCCGAAAGGCCACTGATTGCCAATGATGAAGATGTCCGAGTACTTGACCGGGAAGAAGAAAAGGATTTACATGACAAAAAAGAGGATTCGCCTGATAAGAGGGTTGTGGTGCATGTGGATCACCGTGAGTCCAAGTCAGGGGTTACCAGGGGACTGAGTAACCTGGGAGTTAAGGTAGAACCCACCAGCCTCCCGGTTGCGGATTATCAGATAAGTCCACAGGTGGCTGTGGAGCGAAAAAGCACACAGGACTTTGTAAGCTCGTTGATGGATAAAAGGTTGTATAAACAGGCCGAGGAACTGGTGGAAAACTTCCAGAAACCATTGATCATACTGGAAGGCCAGGATTTATACAGCAGTTCGCTGCATCCCAATGCCATCAGAGGAGCTCTGGCCAGTCTGGCAGTTGACTTTAACATACCAATCATTCCCACCCGTAACCCCGAGGATACTGCTGCTATGATCTACAGACTCGCAGTGAGAGAAGTAGACAAGGGTTCCAAGGATGTTCAGATGCGTACTGAGAGAAAACCCTTAACCCTTCAGGAACAGCAGCTTTTTATCATTGAATCACTCCCCAGTGTGGGGCCGGTGACTGCCAGGAAGCTCCTGGAAATGTTTGATAGTGTGGAAGGAGTTATCAGTGCCACAGTAGGTGACTTGAAGAAAGTGGATGGGATTGGGGATAAAATTGCTCGAAGTATCCGGAAGATAATTGCATCCAAGTATTCAGATACATTCCGGTATCAAAAAAATGGTGAGAATAGTTCCATTGAAAAACCAATTGTAAATGGGAAAGACAAACCAACAAAAGAATACGTCTTGGAAAAAAATGCTAAAAAAGATTGAAAAAATATTGACCGTTAAATTGAACGGGCAATAATAAAATTATATGAGATAAGTATTCTAATGATAACTGATTAAAAATCAGGAAATTACTAAGAAATTATGGAATATCCAATATTATAATTAAGTTAACTGGAGATCACGAGAAATGAAGATTCTGATAAATGAGAAGGGAAAAAAATTTGTGGCGGGTGCCGATGATCTGCATACCGACCATGGTTACATTAAAAAAGAAGAAATAGCCAGTAGTAAATCCGGAGACATTTTGAAAACCCATCTTGGCAGGGAATTTCGTGTTTTAGAAGCTAACATCAACGACTACATCGAACTCATGGACCGCAGGTGTTCCATTATTCTATCCAAAGATCTGGGCGTTATGGCTGCCTACTCTGGACTGGGTTGCGGTCAGCGTGTGGTGGAAGCAGGAACTGGCGCAGGTGCAGCCACTATATTCATGGCAAACATAGTGGGAGAAACCGGCCATGTTTACTCCTACGAATTAAGGGAAGATTTCTCTCAAATTGCGGATAAGAATGTGAAGGGGTTCGGACTGGAGAATGTGACGTTGAAATGCCAGGACGTAACAGAAGGTATAGATGAAGAAGATGTGGACCTGGTATTCCTGGATCTGCCAAAGCCCTGGGAAGTAGTGGAAAATGCCCGTGACTGCCTTAAATCAGGAGGATACCTGGCTGCTTACACTCCTTATATCGACCAGGTGAAACTCTTAACCAGGATCCTAAAAAAACGGGAATTTTCAGATTTAAAGAGTTTAGAATGTCTTGTAAGAGAAATAGAAGTAAAAGACAAGGGTGTACGTCCAAAAACCAGAATGACCGGTCATACTGGATATTTAACATTTGGAAGGAAAATTTAGTATCTAAATATAGCTTAATTAAAATACTAAAACCTAAAAAATGTCATTAATTAAAATATCATTAAAAATATATAAAGTTACGATATAAGAGTTTTAGAGGAATAAGTAGCACATAAACAGTGAATGGTGAATACCATGGGTTTCAATCTGAAAAACATAATTTCAATTAAGGATTTTAGTAAGGAAGATATTGAATATATTCTAAAATTAGCTGAGGAAATGGAACCCATTGCCAGGTCACAGGAAAAATCCAGTGTTCTATCTGGATCTATTTTGGGAATGTTGTTTTACGAAGCTTCCACCCGTACCCGTCTTTCATTCGAAACTGCCATGAAACGATTGGGTGGTAGCACTGTTGGTTTTGCTGAGGCTGGAACTAGTTCTGTTACTAAAGGGGAGAATTTAACAGACACGGTTCGTGTTGTGGGAGAATACACTGATGCCATGGTTATCCGCCATAATATGGAAGGTACCGCCCGTTATGTTGCAGAAATGGTAGATGTTCCGGTGATTAACGCTGGTGATGGGGCAGGACAGCATCCCACCCAGACACTTCTGGACCTATACACCATGAAGCGTGTTCTGGGTGATATTGAAAAGTTGCACGTGGCCCTGGTGGGTGATCTTAAATATGGGAGAACAGTACACTCTCTTTCTTATGCACTGGCCATGTTTGGTGCTAAAATGAGCTTTGTATCACCACCCGAGCTTAAAATGCCCCGGGAAACCCTCCATGATCTGGCAGCTGCAGGAGTAAGTGTGCATGAAACAGAAGATATTAAGGACGTCCTGGACTATGCTGATGTTTTGTATGTGACCAGAATACAGAAAGAAAGATTTCCAGACCCACAGGAATATTTGAAGATCAAAGGAGCCTACACTATTGATTCAAAACTTCTTAAAGGTAGTGAGGCAATAGTAATGCATCCATTACCAAGGATCGATGAAATATCCCATGATGTGGATAACACTCCCTATGGAAAATACTTCCAACAAGCATTTTATGGAGTTCCAGTTAGAATGGCTATTTTAAAATCACTTCTGAAATAATTTGACCCTGAAAAATGATATTAGATGAAAAAGGATTAGAATAAAATAATTAGAATAAAAAAGAGTTAGAGTAGGGTGGTATTTAACCACTCCACATGGCATCTTCCAAGAGTTCCATTTCACATTGTAAGGTAATCAGATTTGTCCTTCCTTTACCTCTACCTCTCGATACTGTTTTTGTTGATATAATTCCTAACATTTCTAATTCATTGATAAAATCAAAAATTCTTCTGTAGGAAACAGAATCTCCCTTGGTTATATCTTTGTAAACATCATAAAGTCTTCCAGAAGTTATTTCTTCTTTACGTTTAGTTAAGAAGATTAACGATTCCAGGACCTTCTGCTGCTGACTGGGAAGGGTCATTACAATATCAGTGACCTTGTTATGTTCAATTTGATCCTTGGCTTCC
Proteins encoded in this window:
- a CDS encoding DEAD/DEAH box helicase is translated as MVENKHQNGTHPSRKTVRWIQHPLIEPGKIEARLYQQLLAANVVKKGNTMVVAPTALGKTVVAALVAADRLEKYPESKILLLAPTKPLVVQHEERFLEFLKTTTTSLTGAVKLEERIKRWNDSQVICATPQTIESDIIAERYSLEDVSLLIFDECHRGTGSYSYVFLAQRYTKQAKNQLILGLTASPGGDEERINQVCQNLFINEVMVKNEDDPDVKPYFNPIDVEWVKVDLKKEQLDIKKHLDVALKNRLKGLKKLGVLNSTQQVSKKDILRARGKVQNKISQSASPPRDCLLAISMLTAVFSVMHSLELLETQGVSNLHSYFDRMRKKKTKAAKGLFKDENFKTAVNLTRQAYDKGVEHPKLGKLMEILKSAAEDKEQVIVFSQYRDTVNHIYRKCQEEGINAVKFFGQANREKEKGLTQKEQKDIIKAFRMRTYQVLISTSVAEEGIDIPSVDLVVLYEPVPSEIRMIQRRGRTGRTTSGRMIVLITKNTRDESFYYSSINREKKMKKQLANGYNQPERPLIANDEDVRVLDREEEKDLHDKKEDSPDKRVVVHVDHRESKSGVTRGLSNLGVKVEPTSLPVADYQISPQVAVERKSTQDFVSSLMDKRLYKQAEELVENFQKPLIILEGQDLYSSSLHPNAIRGALASLAVDFNIPIIPTRNPEDTAAMIYRLAVREVDKGSKDVQMRTERKPLTLQEQQLFIIESLPSVGPVTARKLLEMFDSVEGVISATVGDLKKVDGIGDKIARSIRKIIASKYSDTFRYQKNGENSSIEKPIVNGKDKPTKEYVLEKNAKKD
- a CDS encoding tRNA (adenine-N1)-methyltransferase; its protein translation is MKILINEKGKKFVAGADDLHTDHGYIKKEEIASSKSGDILKTHLGREFRVLEANINDYIELMDRRCSIILSKDLGVMAAYSGLGCGQRVVEAGTGAGAATIFMANIVGETGHVYSYELREDFSQIADKNVKGFGLENVTLKCQDVTEGIDEEDVDLVFLDLPKPWEVVENARDCLKSGGYLAAYTPYIDQVKLLTRILKKREFSDLKSLECLVREIEVKDKGVRPKTRMTGHTGYLTFGRKI
- the pyrB gene encoding aspartate carbamoyltransferase, which codes for MGFNLKNIISIKDFSKEDIEYILKLAEEMEPIARSQEKSSVLSGSILGMLFYEASTRTRLSFETAMKRLGGSTVGFAEAGTSSVTKGENLTDTVRVVGEYTDAMVIRHNMEGTARYVAEMVDVPVINAGDGAGQHPTQTLLDLYTMKRVLGDIEKLHVALVGDLKYGRTVHSLSYALAMFGAKMSFVSPPELKMPRETLHDLAAAGVSVHETEDIKDVLDYADVLYVTRIQKERFPDPQEYLKIKGAYTIDSKLLKGSEAIVMHPLPRIDEISHDVDNTPYGKYFQQAFYGVPVRMAILKSLLK